Proteins encoded in a region of the Apilactobacillus apisilvae genome:
- the glyS gene encoding glycine--tRNA ligase subunit beta — protein sequence MAHTFLLEIGLEEMPAHVVTPSIKQLVKRTKDYLKEQRINFDSIKPFSTPRRLTIQITGLSDKQTDIDESVKGPSKKIAKDDDGNWSKAAIGFTKGQGASTDDITFKEVKGTEYVFVEKHIDGKPVSEVLMGMKDVITSMTFPTLMKWNVYDLEFIRPIRWMVSLLDDEIIPINILDVTASNISRGHRFLGQDTKIVSADNYEQALYDQFVIVDAEKRKDLIKKQIEDIRDENNWIININASLLEEVNNLVEWPTAFYGKFSEKYLELPAEVLITSMRDNQRFFYVEDKEHNILPYFISVRNGNDNYIENVVSGNEKVLTARLEDAMFFYKEDQSKDIDFYVNKLKKVSFHDKISTMYEKMQRVSVITQALGKRVGLTDNELSEVKRASQIYKFDLVTGMVGEFSELQGLMGEKYALLNGEKPAVATAIREHYMPISANGNLPETKVGSVLAVADKFDSILTFFAAGMIPSGSNDPYALRRQASGIVRIIEAEKWNFNLEDMMNLFIQDEEIAKVSPKLDQTKEIDDIVSFIKDRIIKVLKDNKLRHDIIDAISGTNNHNILFIFEVAKVLDQHKDDNEFKESIEALTRVLRIAEKQSFKDSDLNVDQSLFENDSEKALYNKVSEINKYYDLSAKEDFDELASLKTAINDYFDATMVMSKNDDVKNNHLRQLTIISNMINWFADLNKLIVK from the coding sequence ATGGCACATACATTTTTATTGGAAATTGGTCTTGAAGAAATGCCAGCACATGTTGTTACTCCAAGTATTAAACAATTAGTAAAGAGAACAAAAGATTATCTAAAAGAACAAAGAATTAATTTTGATTCGATAAAACCATTTTCTACTCCTCGTCGTTTGACAATTCAAATTACTGGTTTATCAGATAAACAAACTGATATCGATGAATCAGTAAAGGGGCCATCTAAGAAAATTGCTAAAGATGATGATGGTAATTGGAGTAAAGCTGCTATTGGCTTTACTAAAGGACAAGGTGCTTCAACTGATGACATTACTTTTAAGGAAGTTAAAGGAACTGAATATGTCTTTGTTGAAAAACATATTGATGGTAAACCAGTTAGTGAAGTGTTGATGGGGATGAAGGATGTTATTACAAGTATGACCTTTCCAACCCTTATGAAATGGAATGTTTATGATTTAGAATTTATCCGTCCTATTAGATGGATGGTTTCATTATTAGATGATGAAATTATTCCAATTAATATTTTAGATGTCACTGCAAGTAATATTAGTCGTGGCCATCGCTTCTTGGGACAAGATACTAAAATCGTATCTGCTGATAACTATGAACAAGCATTATATGATCAATTTGTGATTGTTGATGCTGAAAAACGTAAAGACTTAATTAAAAAACAAATCGAAGATATTCGCGATGAAAATAATTGGATTATTAATATCAACGCTTCACTACTTGAAGAAGTTAATAATCTTGTTGAATGGCCAACTGCTTTTTATGGTAAATTTTCTGAAAAGTATTTAGAATTACCAGCTGAAGTTCTTATTACTTCTATGCGTGATAACCAAAGATTCTTCTATGTTGAAGATAAGGAACATAACATTTTACCTTACTTTATTTCGGTTAGAAATGGTAACGATAATTATATTGAAAACGTTGTATCTGGGAATGAAAAAGTTCTTACTGCACGGCTTGAAGATGCTATGTTTTTCTACAAAGAAGATCAATCTAAAGACATTGATTTTTATGTTAATAAGCTTAAAAAAGTTAGTTTTCATGATAAGATTTCAACTATGTATGAAAAGATGCAACGTGTTTCAGTTATAACCCAAGCATTAGGTAAACGTGTTGGATTAACTGATAATGAATTGTCTGAAGTTAAACGTGCTTCTCAAATTTATAAATTTGATTTGGTAACTGGTATGGTTGGTGAATTTTCTGAATTACAAGGCCTAATGGGTGAAAAATATGCCTTATTAAATGGCGAAAAGCCAGCAGTTGCGACTGCTATTCGTGAACATTATATGCCTATTTCAGCTAATGGTAACTTACCAGAAACAAAAGTTGGTTCAGTTTTAGCTGTTGCTGATAAGTTCGATAGTATTTTAACTTTCTTTGCTGCAGGAATGATTCCAAGTGGTTCAAATGATCCATATGCATTAAGAAGACAGGCTAGCGGAATTGTTAGAATTATTGAAGCTGAAAAATGGAACTTTAATTTAGAAGACATGATGAATTTATTTATTCAAGATGAAGAAATTGCTAAAGTTTCTCCAAAGTTGGATCAAACTAAAGAAATCGATGATATTGTAAGCTTTATCAAAGACCGTATTATTAAAGTTCTAAAAGATAATAAGTTAAGACATGATATTATTGATGCAATTTCTGGTACTAATAATCACAATATTCTATTTATCTTCGAGGTAGCTAAAGTCTTAGATCAACATAAAGATGATAATGAATTTAAAGAATCTATTGAGGCACTAACTCGTGTGTTAAGAATTGCTGAAAAGCAAAGCTTTAAAGATAGTGATTTAAATGTTGATCAATCATTATTTGAAAATGATTCAGAAAAGGCTTTATATAATAAAGTTTCTGAAATAAATAAATATTATGATTTGTCTGCTAAAGAGGATTTTGATGAGTTAGCTTCTTTAAAGACAGCTATTAACGACTATTTTGACGCTACTATGGTAATGTCCAAGAATGATGATGTTAAGAATAATCATTTAAGACAACTAACTATTATCTCTAATATGATTAATTGGTTTGCTGATTTAAATAAATTAATCGTTAAGTAA
- the glyQ gene encoding glycine--tRNA ligase subunit alpha has translation MTKKLSMQEIILKLQQFWSSKGCMLMQAYDTEKGAGTMSPYTFLRAVGPEPWNAAYVEPSRRPADGRYGENPNRLYQHHQFQVIMKPSPENIQELYLDSLKELGINPIEHDIRFVEDNWENPSMGCAGVGWEIWLDGMEVTQFTYFQIVGGQEMNPVASEITYGLERLASYIQDVNNVFDLNWNDDVKYGDIFKEPEYEHSKYSFEESNQDMLLKMFDNFETEAKKQIDNGLVHPAYDYVLKCSHTFNLLDARGAVSVTERAGYLSRIRRMARAIAKAFIDERKKRGFPLIKDEKKRQELLAEDNKEEK, from the coding sequence ATGACAAAGAAGTTGTCTATGCAAGAAATTATTTTAAAATTACAACAATTTTGGTCATCAAAGGGTTGTATGTTAATGCAAGCTTATGATACTGAAAAAGGTGCTGGAACTATGAGCCCATACACTTTTTTGAGAGCTGTTGGTCCAGAACCATGGAATGCTGCTTATGTTGAACCTTCTAGAAGACCTGCTGATGGTCGTTATGGTGAAAATCCTAACCGTTTATATCAACATCATCAATTTCAAGTTATTATGAAGCCTTCACCTGAAAACATTCAAGAATTATATTTAGATAGTTTAAAAGAATTAGGAATTAATCCGATTGAACATGATATTCGTTTTGTTGAAGATAATTGGGAAAATCCTTCAATGGGTTGTGCCGGTGTCGGTTGGGAAATTTGGTTAGATGGTATGGAAGTTACTCAATTCACTTATTTCCAAATTGTCGGTGGACAAGAAATGAACCCAGTTGCTTCTGAAATTACTTATGGTCTTGAAAGATTAGCATCTTATATTCAAGATGTTAATAATGTTTTTGATTTAAACTGGAATGATGATGTTAAGTATGGTGATATTTTCAAGGAACCAGAATATGAGCATTCTAAATATAGTTTTGAAGAAAGTAATCAAGATATGCTTTTGAAAATGTTTGATAATTTTGAAACTGAAGCTAAAAAACAAATTGATAATGGATTAGTTCATCCGGCATATGACTATGTTTTAAAATGTAGCCACACATTTAATCTCCTAGATGCTAGGGGTGCTGTATCAGTTACCGAAAGAGCTGGTTATTTATCTAGAATTAGAAGAATGGCTAGAGCAATTGCTAAAGCATTTATCGATGAACGTAAAAAACGTGGTTTCCCATTGATCAAAGATGAAAAAAAACGTCAAGAATTATTAGCTGAAGATAATAAGGAGGAAAAATAA
- the recO gene encoding DNA repair protein RecO, giving the protein MNSQTYMNFHGILLYRKNFKERDMLVKFITAEVGKKMFFIRGARKRGFKMMPDILPFTYGTYSGKISKNNLSYIYSALDDDHYEKISNDIYLNAYATYIMSLIDVAFPDSMPILGWFNKLFEALKLINNGSDAAIITNIIEIQLLIVFGVQPDLHGCVFCHRDDLPLDYSETYGGLVCANHFHLDLHRLHLNARTVFYLRKFSIVDISKISKIKVNQNTKDELRRVLDKIYKDSVGINLKSKHFLDQINNLKL; this is encoded by the coding sequence ATGAATTCACAAACATATATGAATTTTCACGGTATTTTATTGTATCGTAAAAATTTTAAAGAAAGAGATATGTTAGTTAAATTTATTACAGCTGAAGTTGGTAAAAAGATGTTTTTTATCCGAGGTGCTCGTAAAAGAGGCTTTAAAATGATGCCTGATATCTTACCCTTCACTTATGGAACTTATTCTGGAAAAATTAGTAAAAATAATCTTTCTTATATATATAGTGCTCTAGATGACGATCATTACGAAAAAATTAGTAATGACATTTATTTGAATGCTTATGCTACTTATATTATGTCATTGATAGATGTAGCTTTTCCTGATTCAATGCCCATTTTGGGATGGTTTAATAAATTATTTGAAGCATTAAAATTAATTAATAACGGATCAGATGCAGCTATTATTACTAATATTATTGAAATTCAGTTATTGATTGTTTTTGGTGTTCAACCTGATTTGCATGGTTGTGTATTTTGTCACCGTGATGATTTACCATTAGATTATTCTGAAACTTATGGTGGATTAGTCTGTGCAAATCATTTTCACTTAGATCTGCACAGATTACACTTGAATGCTAGAACTGTTTTTTATTTAAGAAAATTTTCAATAGTCGATATTAGTAAAATTAGCAAGATCAAAGTTAATCAAAATACTAAAGATGAATTAAGAAGAGTTTTGGATAAAATATATAAGGATTCAGTTGGAATAAATTTAAAAAGTAAACATTTTTTAGATCAAATTAATAATTTGAAATTATAG
- the era gene encoding GTPase Era, whose amino-acid sequence MDLDPNFHSGFVAIVGRPNVGKSTFLNRIIGQKIAIMSDKAQTTRNKIQGVYTDDDSQIVFLDTPGIHKPSNQLDDFMDKSAFSALKDIDAVLFMISATETRGAGDNFIINQLKKIDKPVYLIINKIDEINPNKLLEIMDTYKRALEWNEVFPISALQGNNVDELMTNLKDKLPVGPQYYPEDEVTDHPERFIVAELIREKILSLTRQEIPYSVAIDILSMKTKNNGNVDIQADILVDRPGQKGILIGKQGAMLKKIGTLARQDIEDLLGSKVYLKLWVKVQTGWRDNPSILKSLGYNKKENY is encoded by the coding sequence ATGGATTTAGATCCTAATTTTCACTCAGGATTTGTAGCGATTGTTGGACGACCTAATGTTGGTAAATCAACATTTTTAAATCGTATTATTGGTCAAAAGATAGCTATTATGAGTGATAAAGCTCAAACAACTAGAAATAAAATACAAGGTGTTTACACTGATGACGATTCACAGATTGTGTTTTTGGATACACCGGGAATTCATAAACCTAGTAATCAATTGGATGATTTTATGGATAAATCAGCATTTTCAGCATTAAAAGATATTGATGCTGTATTATTTATGATTAGCGCAACTGAAACTAGAGGTGCTGGTGATAACTTTATTATTAATCAATTGAAGAAGATCGATAAACCTGTTTATTTAATTATCAATAAAATTGATGAAATCAATCCTAATAAATTGCTGGAAATTATGGATACCTATAAACGAGCATTAGAATGGAATGAAGTATTTCCTATTTCCGCATTACAAGGTAATAATGTTGATGAGCTAATGACCAATTTAAAAGATAAACTACCGGTAGGTCCTCAATATTATCCAGAAGATGAAGTTACTGATCATCCTGAAAGATTTATTGTTGCTGAATTAATCCGTGAAAAGATTTTATCGTTAACTCGTCAAGAAATTCCTTATTCAGTAGCTATCGACATATTAAGCATGAAAACTAAGAATAATGGTAATGTGGATATTCAAGCTGATATTTTAGTAGATCGTCCTGGACAAAAAGGAATTTTAATCGGTAAGCAGGGTGCTATGCTTAAGAAAATTGGAACTTTAGCTCGTCAAGATATTGAAGACTTACTAGGCAGTAAAGTATATCTAAAATTATGGGTTAAAGTTCAAACGGGATGGCGTGATAATCCATCAATTCTTAAATCATTAGGATATAATAAAAAAGAAAATTATTAG
- a CDS encoding diacylglycerol kinase family protein, whose amino-acid sequence MALKDNHQVCKNNSFNQSFLHALQGLLTLIKDERNFRFHLFSSLLVIIVSFLLRISIYDWLLILTASFLVIMAETINTIVETIVDLYVGDKYNKLAKKAKDVAAGGVLIAALFAVVVGMIIFLPIILQKLN is encoded by the coding sequence ATGGCCTTAAAAGATAATCATCAAGTTTGTAAGAATAATAGTTTTAATCAATCTTTTTTACATGCCTTACAAGGACTCTTGACCTTAATTAAGGACGAACGAAATTTTAGATTTCATTTGTTTAGTAGTCTTTTAGTAATTATTGTATCTTTTTTACTTCGAATTTCGATATATGATTGGCTTTTGATATTAACAGCCTCTTTTTTAGTTATTATGGCTGAAACTATTAATACAATAGTCGAAACGATAGTCGATTTATATGTTGGTGATAAATACAATAAATTGGCTAAAAAAGCTAAAGATGTTGCTGCCGGTGGTGTTTTAATAGCTGCTTTATTTGCTGTGGTAGTAGGGATGATTATATTTTTACCAATCATTTTACAAAAATTAAATTAA
- the ybeY gene encoding rRNA maturation RNase YbeY, producing the protein MDLEIYDKTNEGVSDKDTNLVNDVLEYAGKYLELKENTEMSVTFVNNDEIKKINKQYRGVDRATDVISFAIEDGEDEDFPLIMDSEMADEIPENIGDIFVSIDKVQEQADFLNHSYERELGFLVVHGFLHLNGYDHMEPEDEAVMFPLQRKIMDSYGLKR; encoded by the coding sequence ATGGATTTAGAAATTTATGATAAAACAAATGAAGGTGTTTCAGATAAGGATACAAATCTAGTTAATGATGTTTTAGAGTATGCTGGTAAGTATTTAGAATTAAAAGAAAATACTGAAATGTCTGTAACCTTTGTTAATAACGATGAGATTAAAAAAATTAATAAGCAATATCGTGGAGTTGATCGTGCCACTGATGTTATTAGTTTTGCAATCGAAGATGGTGAAGATGAAGATTTTCCTTTAATTATGGATTCTGAAATGGCCGATGAAATTCCCGAAAATATCGGTGACATTTTTGTTTCAATTGACAAAGTTCAAGAACAAGCAGACTTTTTAAATCATTCCTATGAAAGAGAGTTAGGCTTTTTAGTTGTTCATGGATTTTTACATTTAAATGGTTACGACCACATGGAACCTGAAGATGAAGCGGTAATGTTTCCACTGCAACGAAAGATAATGGATAGTTATGGCCTTAAAAGATAA
- a CDS encoding PhoH family protein: MTENTSAQKEFILNNLDFEPVLLGPQNKHVDILEEGMNVSINAFGTKIKVSGNDDDVNQVISILDNLVKLLQDGITINGSDFVSAINMAKNGTLEYFRDLYNQILIKDAKGQPVRVKNFGQRQYVQSVKHNDITFGIGPAGTGKTYLAVVMAIAALKHGDVDKIILTRPAVEAGESLGFLPGDLKEKVDPYLRPIYDALHAILGREHTARLMEREVIEIAPLAYMRGRTLDNAFVILDEAQNTTTAQMKMFLTRLGFGSKMIVNGDVSQIDLPKHASSGLVQAQKILKNVKKIRFVTFDSSDVVRHPVVAKIIDAYEDYFENEQK, translated from the coding sequence TTGACAGAAAATACTTCAGCACAAAAAGAATTTATACTAAATAATTTAGACTTTGAGCCTGTTTTATTAGGACCACAAAACAAGCACGTTGATATTCTTGAAGAGGGTATGAATGTTTCCATTAATGCTTTTGGAACTAAGATTAAGGTTTCCGGTAATGATGATGATGTAAATCAGGTAATTTCAATTTTAGATAATTTAGTTAAATTGTTACAAGATGGAATTACAATTAATGGTAGTGATTTTGTCAGTGCGATTAATATGGCCAAAAATGGCACATTAGAGTATTTTAGAGACTTATATAATCAAATATTAATTAAAGATGCTAAAGGACAACCGGTAAGGGTTAAAAACTTTGGACAACGTCAATATGTTCAATCTGTAAAACATAATGATATCACTTTTGGAATTGGCCCTGCTGGAACTGGAAAAACTTATTTGGCTGTGGTTATGGCAATTGCTGCTTTAAAGCATGGAGATGTTGATAAAATCATTTTAACTCGTCCTGCAGTTGAAGCCGGTGAAAGTCTTGGCTTTTTACCTGGTGATTTAAAAGAGAAAGTTGATCCATATCTAAGACCAATTTACGATGCTTTACATGCAATTTTAGGTCGTGAACACACTGCACGTTTAATGGAAAGAGAAGTTATTGAGATTGCTCCATTAGCATATATGCGTGGTAGAACTCTTGACAATGCTTTTGTTATTCTAGATGAGGCTCAGAATACTACGACTGCTCAAATGAAAATGTTTTTGACTAGATTGGGTTTTGGTTCGAAAATGATTGTCAATGGGGATGTTTCTCAAATTGATTTACCTAAACATGCTAGCAGTGGTTTAGTTCAGGCTCAGAAAATCTTAAAAAATGTTAAAAAAATTCGATTTGTTACTTTTGATTCTAGTGATGTGGTCAGACATCCAGTTGTTGCTAAGATTATTGATGCATATGAAGATTATTTTGAAAATGAACAAAAATAA
- a CDS encoding GatB/YqeY domain-containing protein yields MSISENINNDLKSAMKAHDKIALTVIRMVKTDLMNEKIKLGHDLSEDEELTVISREVKQHKESIDDFKSANRDDLVSAQEAEMKVLEKYAPKQLSKDEVDKIVSETIKSVGASNMSDFGKVMGAVMPKLKGKADGSIVNQSVKGYLK; encoded by the coding sequence ATGAGTATTTCAGAAAATATTAATAATGATTTAAAAAGCGCAATGAAAGCACATGATAAAATCGCTTTGACAGTTATTAGAATGGTTAAAACTGACTTAATGAATGAAAAAATTAAACTAGGTCATGACTTATCAGAAGATGAAGAATTAACTGTAATTAGTCGTGAAGTAAAGCAACACAAGGAATCAATTGACGATTTTAAATCAGCTAACCGTGATGATTTGGTTTCAGCACAAGAAGCCGAAATGAAAGTTTTAGAGAAATATGCCCCTAAACAATTATCTAAAGATGAAGTAGATAAAATCGTATCAGAAACAATCAAATCAGTTGGAGCTTCTAACATGTCAGACTTCGGTAAAGTTATGGGTGCTGTAATGCCTAAACTTAAAGGTAAAGCTGATGGATCAATTGTTAATCAATCAGTTAAAGGTTATTTAAAATAA
- the rpsU gene encoding 30S ribosomal protein S21, which produces MSKTVVRKNESLDDALRRFKRTVSKNGTLREYRKREFYEKPSVKRKLKSEAARKRNNKKKRRRF; this is translated from the coding sequence ATGTCAAAAACAGTCGTTCGCAAAAACGAATCTCTTGATGATGCTCTTCGTCGTTTCAAACGTACAGTTTCTAAAAACGGTACTTTACGTGAATACCGTAAGCGAGAATTCTACGAAAAACCTAGTGTTAAACGTAAATTAAAATCTGAAGCAGCAAGAAAGCGCAACAACAAGAAGAAAAGACGTCGCTTTTAG
- a CDS encoding pyruvate, water dikinase regulatory protein, whose protein sequence is MDKLSIFAISDSSGETAIQVAKTAGAQFKKTNILYERYPFITTESILDGILKIAAEKKAVIFHTLVNSNLSNIIEQFSEKNGLQSVDCIQGPMKAISNRLGSNPERVSGLVHNLNEEYFKRIAAMEFSVENDDGSNPQNLDKADVVILGISRTSKTPLSLYLANKQLKVSNVPIGPETQLPKEIWQVNKNKIFGLTSDISKIQKIRKARMLSYGLDEDTPYSNSDNIKKELEYAQVLYKKLDCLQINVADKSIEETATIIMESLNIDTK, encoded by the coding sequence ATGGATAAGTTATCGATTTTTGCAATATCAGATTCTAGTGGAGAAACGGCAATACAAGTAGCAAAAACCGCTGGTGCGCAATTTAAAAAAACAAATATTTTATATGAAAGATATCCTTTCATCACAACTGAATCGATATTAGATGGCATTTTAAAAATTGCGGCTGAGAAAAAAGCCGTTATTTTCCATACCTTAGTCAACTCTAACTTAAGTAATATTATTGAACAATTTTCAGAAAAAAATGGTTTACAAAGCGTTGATTGTATCCAAGGACCCATGAAGGCAATTAGTAACAGATTGGGTAGCAATCCTGAAAGAGTAAGTGGATTAGTCCACAACCTAAATGAAGAATATTTTAAAAGAATTGCTGCAATGGAATTTTCTGTAGAAAATGATGATGGAAGCAATCCACAAAATTTAGATAAAGCAGACGTAGTTATTTTGGGAATATCTAGAACTTCAAAAACTCCATTATCACTGTACTTAGCCAATAAACAATTAAAAGTATCTAATGTCCCTATTGGTCCAGAAACACAATTGCCTAAAGAAATTTGGCAAGTTAATAAAAATAAAATTTTCGGACTAACTAGTGATATTTCAAAAATTCAAAAAATTAGGAAAGCCAGAATGTTATCTTATGGCTTAGATGAGGACACTCCATATTCTAATTCTGATAACATCAAAAAAGAATTAGAATATGCTCAAGTTTTGTATAAAAAATTAGATTGCCTTCAAATTAATGTTGCTGATAAATCAATTGAAGAAACAGCCACAATTATAATGGAAAGTTTAAATATTGATACTAAATAA
- a CDS encoding deoxyribonuclease IV has protein sequence MENNFLIGSHVSMNGNKMFLGSAEEAKSYDENVFMVYTGAPQNTRRKPINELRADDGKNYMNENGLKEVVVHAPYIINLGNINKPRNFTFGIDFLHDEIRRAEAIGATQIVLHPGSHVGAGSDAAIKQISEGLNEVIEPDQKIQIALETMAGKGTEVGRNFEELSQIIDGVTDNDKLSVTFDTCHTSDAGYDIKNDFDGVLNEFDHVIGLNRLKVVHLNDSKNPMGSHKDRHEIIGLGNLGFDCLNYVAHHESLVNVPKIMETPAVVIDKDKKKKVSPHYFEVQMLKNEQFNNNLIEDIKNQ, from the coding sequence ATGGAAAATAATTTTTTAATTGGCTCACATGTTAGTATGAATGGGAATAAAATGTTTTTGGGATCAGCTGAAGAAGCTAAAAGCTATGATGAAAATGTTTTTATGGTTTATACAGGTGCTCCACAAAATACTAGAAGGAAACCCATTAACGAGTTAAGAGCCGATGATGGTAAAAATTACATGAATGAAAATGGATTAAAAGAAGTAGTAGTTCATGCACCTTATATTATTAATTTGGGTAATATAAATAAACCTAGAAATTTTACATTTGGAATTGACTTTCTTCATGATGAAATTAGACGCGCTGAAGCTATTGGTGCTACACAAATTGTTTTACATCCAGGATCACATGTAGGGGCTGGTTCTGACGCTGCCATTAAGCAGATATCAGAAGGATTAAATGAAGTTATTGAACCAGATCAAAAAATTCAAATTGCTTTAGAAACCATGGCTGGTAAAGGTACTGAAGTTGGTCGTAATTTTGAAGAATTATCACAAATTATAGATGGTGTTACTGATAATGATAAATTATCAGTAACTTTTGATACTTGTCATACCAGTGATGCTGGATACGATATCAAAAATGATTTTGACGGTGTTTTAAATGAATTTGATCATGTTATTGGATTGAATAGATTGAAAGTTGTTCATTTAAATGATTCTAAAAATCCAATGGGAAGTCATAAAGATAGACATGAAATTATTGGACTAGGGAATTTAGGTTTTGATTGTTTAAATTATGTTGCCCACCATGAAAGTTTAGTTAATGTTCCTAAGATTATGGAAACACCAGCAGTTGTTATTGATAAAGACAAAAAGAAAAAAGTTTCACCACATTATTTTGAAGTTCAAATGTTAAAAAATGAACAATTTAATAACAACTTAATTGAAGATATTAAAAATCAATAA
- a CDS encoding CDP-glycerol glycerophosphotransferase family protein, which yields MINIKSKIIKLLKLTIRLCLIILNDIFIILPVKKDLVIFESFKGKDINDNPAAIYEEWINQHPKKKDLAYFAVKVSEYNDLKNKYPNVKMVRRFLPKWVWIMARANFWVFNSRTPNWWRKNKGTTYMQTWHGTPLKKLGIDIANVKMPGTNTDRYKERFVKEAHRWDYLIAPNQYSHQIFARAFDFNNKFLDIGYPRNDILYSGNNKDYINKLKYKLIGDNKSKIIMYAPTWRDDDYKTRGVYNFELPFSLEEFFNNVDDNAILIIRPHYLVKDSINISGYEDRVKIMAEEDISELYLISDLLITDYSSVMFDYANLKRPMLFFAYDLDHYEEELRGFYFNYKNDVPGPLVQISSEFYNKISEFNHYNKFNNYDEKFENFYKKFCSWESEDSSKKFVQIMRRISDGK from the coding sequence ATGATTAATATAAAAAGTAAAATAATAAAATTATTAAAATTAACAATTAGATTATGTTTAATAATTTTAAATGATATATTTATTATTTTACCTGTTAAAAAAGATTTAGTTATCTTCGAAAGTTTTAAAGGAAAAGATATTAACGATAATCCTGCAGCTATCTATGAAGAATGGATTAATCAACATCCGAAAAAAAAAGATCTAGCCTATTTTGCCGTGAAGGTTTCTGAATATAACGACCTTAAAAACAAGTATCCTAATGTAAAAATGGTCAGAAGATTTCTACCTAAATGGGTATGGATTATGGCTCGTGCTAATTTTTGGGTTTTTAACTCTAGAACCCCCAATTGGTGGCGCAAAAATAAAGGAACCACTTATATGCAAACCTGGCATGGAACTCCCTTGAAAAAATTGGGGATAGATATAGCTAATGTTAAAATGCCAGGAACAAATACTGATAGATATAAAGAACGGTTTGTTAAAGAAGCGCATCGTTGGGATTACTTAATTGCTCCTAATCAATATTCTCATCAAATATTTGCTCGAGCTTTCGATTTTAATAATAAATTTTTGGATATAGGTTACCCCAGAAATGATATTTTATATTCAGGTAATAATAAAGATTACATTAATAAATTAAAATATAAATTAATCGGTGATAATAAATCCAAAATTATTATGTATGCTCCAACTTGGCGAGATGATGACTATAAAACTAGAGGTGTTTATAACTTTGAATTACCATTTAGTTTAGAAGAATTCTTTAATAATGTAGATGATAATGCTATTTTAATTATTAGGCCGCATTATCTAGTAAAAGATTCTATTAATATTAGTGGTTATGAAGATCGTGTCAAAATTATGGCAGAAGAAGACATTAGTGAGCTATATTTAATTTCTGATTTATTAATTACGGACTATTCTTCTGTTATGTTTGATTATGCTAATTTAAAACGTCCAATGTTATTTTTTGCTTATGATTTGGATCATTACGAAGAAGAACTGAGGGGATTTTATTTTAACTATAAAAACGACGTTCCAGGTCCTTTAGTACAAATTTCTTCTGAATTTTACAATAAAATTAGTGAATTTAATCATTACAATAAATTTAATAATTATGATGAAAAGTTTGAAAACTTTTATAAGAAATTTTGTTCATGGGAGTCTGAAGACTCTTCTAAAAAATTTGTACAAATTATGAGGAGGATTAGTGATGGAAAATAA